A region of Oceaniferula marina DNA encodes the following proteins:
- a CDS encoding bile acid:sodium symporter family protein, giving the protein MQLFFNRVNNLFWLWTILGCIWAWFFPAHFIWFIRDTVPGTEIKLINLGLGVIMLGMGMTLGVEDFKAVLRRPWMLGLGVGAQFLIMPMLGWSVAVLFDLPPMLKLGVILVSCCPGGTASNVICYLARANVALSVLMTMASTLLAIGLTPWLTKVYASAILDVDAWAMFRSMVTIVLLPVLGGILLNQVFGRRLDALRRVSPLVSILVIVMIVGGVVGATQSYILQYAGSLLVAIFILHALGFFLGYGVGRLVRLKERECRTLSVEVGMQNSGLGSALAKQHFSLLAASPCAISALYHCLIGSFLAAIWSRQSKDGKQNEPAGGSADSL; this is encoded by the coding sequence ATGCAGTTGTTTTTCAACCGGGTGAATAACCTGTTTTGGCTCTGGACCATTTTGGGTTGTATCTGGGCTTGGTTTTTTCCTGCACATTTTATCTGGTTTATCCGGGATACCGTTCCCGGAACCGAGATCAAGCTGATCAACCTTGGTTTGGGTGTGATCATGCTCGGGATGGGCATGACCCTCGGGGTGGAGGATTTTAAGGCCGTTTTACGACGACCTTGGATGTTGGGCTTGGGCGTAGGTGCCCAGTTTCTGATCATGCCGATGTTGGGGTGGTCGGTGGCCGTGTTGTTTGATTTGCCCCCGATGTTGAAACTTGGGGTGATTTTGGTCAGTTGTTGTCCTGGCGGGACGGCATCCAATGTCATTTGCTATTTGGCCCGTGCGAATGTGGCCTTGAGTGTTTTGATGACGATGGCATCGACCTTGCTGGCTATTGGATTGACGCCGTGGCTAACCAAGGTGTATGCAAGTGCCATTCTGGATGTTGATGCCTGGGCGATGTTCCGTAGTATGGTGACGATTGTGCTTCTGCCGGTGCTTGGAGGCATACTTTTGAATCAGGTGTTTGGTCGTCGTTTGGATGCCTTGAGGAGGGTGTCACCTTTGGTTTCGATTCTGGTGATCGTCATGATTGTTGGTGGGGTGGTTGGGGCGACCCAATCTTATATCCTTCAATATGCCGGCTCCTTGCTGGTCGCGATATTCATTCTTCATGCCTTGGGCTTTTTCCTCGGTTATGGGGTAGGGCGCTTGGTGCGTTTGAAGGAAAGGGAGTGCCGAACCTTGTCGGTAGAGGTTGGGATGCAAAATTCGGGTTTGGGAAGTGCGCTGGCCAAACAACATTTTAGTTTATTGGCTGCCAGTCCCTGCGCCATTTCGGCTTTATACCATTGTTTGATCGGAAGTTTTTTGGCTGCTATCTGGAGCAGGCAGAGTAAGGATGGGAAACAAAACGAGCCAGCGGGAGGCTCCGCTGACTCGTTGTAA
- a CDS encoding HAD family hydrolase, translated as MKSLPSLIALAIFISPNLQADPLPSWNKSASKNSIIDFVNKTTTEGSKDYVVPAKRIAVFDNDGTLWGEQPMYFQAIFIFDRIKALAPQHPEWKNKEPFASVLKGDTKTALSGGHKAILEMAMATHAGVTTEEFNQSVRDWLATARHPTTNRPYHEMIYQPMLEVLTYLRANGFKTFIVSGGGIDFIRVFAEETYGIPPEQVMGSSIKAVYEIRNGKPTLTKLPELNFIDDKAGKPVGIHQHIGRRPIAAFGNSDGDFEMLEWTTAGSGLRLGVYVHHDDAKREWQYDSPSHIGQLKRGLVEAPQRGWTIISMQKDWKTIFPDQSEKKTN; from the coding sequence ATGAAATCACTGCCATCCTTGATAGCCCTGGCTATCTTCATCAGCCCCAACCTCCAGGCCGACCCTCTCCCCTCTTGGAATAAGAGTGCCTCGAAAAATTCTATTATTGATTTTGTCAACAAGACTACGACGGAGGGATCGAAAGATTATGTCGTGCCCGCCAAACGTATTGCGGTGTTTGATAACGACGGCACACTCTGGGGCGAGCAACCGATGTATTTTCAAGCCATTTTTATCTTTGACCGGATCAAAGCCTTGGCTCCTCAACACCCTGAATGGAAAAACAAGGAGCCCTTTGCCTCGGTGTTAAAAGGCGATACCAAAACCGCACTATCCGGAGGTCATAAAGCCATCCTGGAAATGGCCATGGCAACTCATGCAGGGGTGACCACCGAGGAGTTTAATCAAAGTGTGCGTGATTGGTTGGCAACAGCACGCCATCCGACAACCAATCGCCCTTATCATGAAATGATCTATCAACCCATGCTGGAAGTTTTAACTTACTTACGCGCAAACGGATTCAAAACCTTCATTGTCTCCGGCGGCGGCATTGACTTTATCCGCGTGTTTGCGGAAGAAACCTACGGCATTCCACCAGAACAAGTCATGGGAAGCAGCATTAAGGCTGTTTATGAGATTCGTAATGGCAAACCAACTCTGACGAAACTTCCTGAGCTTAACTTTATCGACGACAAAGCGGGTAAACCTGTTGGCATCCATCAACACATCGGCCGAAGACCCATAGCGGCCTTTGGAAACTCCGATGGGGACTTTGAAATGCTCGAATGGACGACCGCTGGAAGCGGCCTACGCCTCGGCGTTTATGTCCATCACGACGACGCCAAACGCGAATGGCAATATGATAGCCCCTCCCACATTGGCCAACTGAAACGAGGGCTCGTTGAGGCACCTCAACGAGGCTGGACAATCATTAGTATGCAAAAAGATTGGAAAACCATATTCCCAGATCAGTCAGAAAAGAAAACGAACTAA
- a CDS encoding 3-deoxy-7-phosphoheptulonate synthase: MSHFQTDDLRISAVKPLISPSVLSYYLPISDKAAETVATAREASEAILAGKDDRLLVVVGPCSIHDTGAAIEYAARIKEAAERYSDDLMVVMRVYFEKPRTTVGWKGLINDPHLDDSFDINRGLRVARELLLELAEMGVPAGTEFLDTISPQYYADLITWGAIGARTTESQIHRELASGLSMPVGFKNGTGGSNQIAFDAIQASARPHHFLSVTKQGVSAIVTTTGNDACHIILRGSSKGPNYDQESVADVTGQLEGAGLPATVMIDCSHGNSLKDYRNQPAVAQSICDQIADGNKAITATMIESNLVAGAQKLSSNLSDLTYGQSVTDECVNWETTEAMLAEFAKAVQSRRKG; the protein is encoded by the coding sequence ATGAGCCATTTCCAGACAGACGACCTCCGCATCAGCGCCGTCAAGCCGCTGATTTCGCCCTCCGTCCTATCCTACTACCTTCCCATCAGCGACAAAGCAGCTGAAACCGTTGCCACCGCCCGTGAGGCATCAGAAGCCATCCTTGCAGGCAAGGACGACCGCCTACTGGTCGTTGTTGGTCCCTGCTCCATCCATGACACCGGAGCAGCCATCGAGTATGCGGCACGTATCAAGGAAGCCGCCGAGCGCTACAGCGATGACCTGATGGTTGTCATGCGGGTCTATTTTGAAAAACCTCGCACCACCGTCGGCTGGAAAGGTCTGATCAATGACCCCCACCTCGACGACTCCTTCGATATCAACCGCGGATTACGCGTTGCCCGCGAACTGCTGCTCGAACTCGCTGAAATGGGAGTGCCTGCAGGAACCGAGTTTCTCGATACCATCTCTCCCCAGTACTACGCCGACCTAATCACCTGGGGGGCTATCGGAGCCCGCACCACCGAATCCCAAATCCACCGTGAGCTCGCGTCAGGACTTTCCATGCCCGTCGGCTTCAAAAACGGAACCGGAGGATCCAATCAAATCGCATTCGATGCCATTCAGGCCTCGGCCCGCCCCCACCATTTTCTCTCCGTTACGAAACAAGGGGTCTCGGCCATCGTCACCACCACCGGAAACGATGCCTGCCACATCATTCTTCGCGGGTCATCCAAAGGGCCGAACTACGATCAGGAAAGTGTAGCCGACGTCACCGGTCAACTTGAAGGTGCCGGCCTCCCTGCCACCGTCATGATCGATTGCTCTCACGGCAACTCCCTGAAGGACTACCGCAACCAACCCGCCGTTGCCCAATCGATCTGTGACCAAATTGCCGACGGCAACAAGGCGATCACCGCCACCATGATCGAAAGCAACCTCGTTGCCGGTGCCCAGAAGCTCTCAAGCAACCTCTCTGACCTCACTTACGGCCAATCCGTCACCGACGAGTGCGTCAACTGGGAAACGACCGAGGCCATGCTTGCCGAGTTTGCCAAAGCCGTACAATCACGCCGCAAGGGATAA
- a CDS encoding outer membrane beta-barrel protein: MNMFYKTIATCVISSLISTAGALQAQDDSKNASIIVPDPVAAEDTWEYNIAPYLWLSGIEGQAGVKNVVTDIDLPLDDIIDLLDFAGYLSFKANKGNWGYYADMQYIKLKGEQEGPGGPLINKVNIGLEQFRMELGAKYRIYHNDKTTIRLMAGLQYTYFYTELETKGKLTQDVDGSTDWIDPTIGISLTHQFNEKWNAHVVGQVGGFGVSADSTWQVLAGIGYQLNDCWRLVGGYRHQYLDYSDGGFLYDLDIGGPVLGAVYTF; the protein is encoded by the coding sequence ATGAACATGTTTTATAAAACGATTGCCACCTGCGTCATCTCATCCCTCATCTCCACCGCCGGTGCACTTCAAGCACAGGACGACAGCAAAAACGCCTCCATCATCGTCCCCGACCCCGTCGCGGCCGAGGATACATGGGAATACAACATTGCCCCCTACCTCTGGCTCTCAGGCATCGAAGGGCAGGCTGGAGTCAAAAACGTCGTTACCGATATCGATCTACCTCTGGATGACATTATCGACCTACTCGACTTTGCAGGATACCTCTCATTCAAAGCCAATAAGGGCAACTGGGGGTATTATGCTGATATGCAATATATCAAATTGAAAGGTGAACAGGAGGGTCCCGGAGGCCCTCTAATCAATAAAGTCAACATCGGCCTGGAACAATTCCGTATGGAACTTGGAGCCAAATACCGCATCTATCACAACGATAAAACCACGATCCGCCTCATGGCCGGCCTTCAATACACCTATTTCTACACCGAGCTGGAAACCAAAGGTAAGCTCACTCAAGACGTCGACGGATCCACCGACTGGATCGATCCGACCATTGGAATCTCCCTGACTCATCAGTTCAACGAAAAGTGGAACGCCCACGTCGTAGGGCAAGTAGGAGGATTCGGCGTTTCCGCTGACAGCACGTGGCAAGTCCTTGCTGGTATTGGCTATCAGCTCAACGACTGCTGGAGACTCGTTGGAGGCTATCGTCACCAGTATCTCGACTACTCGGACGGGGGCTTCCTCTATGACCTCGATATCGGAGGTCCGGTTCTCGGAGCCGTCTACACCTTCTAA
- a CDS encoding ThuA domain-containing protein, whose translation MTISGLLTAAVLTTLGVNEGYAGDRKVEIAKALEGLEVEKAKAPRKMLVFTLTRGFKHASIKTGELMMQLMAEKSGAFDVVVSNDLANFEPENLKHFDAVCFLNTTLEVFSPAKGAWAKMSEDDRKVSKENELRLKKSLMDFIKSGKGFVGIHAATDTFYEWPEYGEMIGGYFNGHPWNAKTQVSVKVEDGQEKHTCCAHLDGKNLEFKEEIYQFKAPYDPKKLHILLRLDPEKMDLSIGKRADKDYAVSWVKHHGKGRVFYCSLGHNHHIYENPKVLQHYLRGMQWAIGDVEAEVKVGQ comes from the coding sequence ATGACGATATCGGGTTTGCTTACAGCGGCCGTGCTGACAACGCTTGGTGTGAATGAGGGATACGCGGGGGATAGGAAGGTTGAAATTGCTAAGGCACTGGAAGGACTGGAAGTCGAAAAGGCAAAGGCCCCGCGGAAGATGCTGGTGTTTACACTGACCCGTGGCTTCAAACATGCATCGATTAAGACCGGGGAGCTGATGATGCAGCTGATGGCAGAAAAATCCGGAGCCTTTGATGTGGTAGTCAGCAATGACCTGGCCAACTTTGAGCCTGAGAACCTTAAGCATTTTGACGCCGTGTGTTTTTTAAATACCACCTTGGAGGTGTTCAGTCCGGCCAAGGGAGCCTGGGCCAAGATGAGCGAGGATGACCGTAAGGTGTCCAAGGAGAATGAGTTGCGTTTGAAAAAGAGTTTAATGGACTTCATCAAAAGCGGGAAAGGATTTGTTGGGATTCATGCCGCGACGGATACTTTTTATGAGTGGCCGGAATATGGTGAAATGATTGGAGGCTATTTCAATGGCCATCCATGGAATGCAAAGACCCAGGTCAGCGTGAAAGTCGAGGACGGTCAGGAAAAGCATACCTGCTGTGCGCATTTGGATGGTAAGAACCTCGAATTCAAGGAGGAGATCTACCAGTTTAAGGCACCCTACGATCCTAAGAAGCTACATATCTTGTTGAGATTGGATCCTGAAAAAATGGACCTGAGCATCGGCAAACGGGCAGATAAGGATTATGCCGTGAGCTGGGTAAAGCACCATGGCAAGGGGCGTGTGTTTTACTGTTCGTTAGGCCATAATCACCACATTTACGAAAACCCGAAGGTTTTGCAGCATTACCTGAGGGGGATGCAATGGGCGATCGGAGATGTGGAAGCTGAAGTAAAGGTCGGCCAATAA